In one window of Oryza sativa Japonica Group chromosome 9, ASM3414082v1 DNA:
- the LOC4347449 gene encoding NAC domain-containing protein 17 isoform X1, which translates to MGMENPPLRWPPGFRFSPTDEELVLYFLKRRIATGRPTPYIADVDVYKSHPSHLPERSALRTGDKQWFFFSRMDRKYPNGSRASRTTGEGYWKATGKDRSICNGGGGGTASGRAVGSKKTLVYHHGRAPRGERSDWVMHEYTLLADALPPAARDREAYALYKLFHKSGAGPKNGEQYGAPFREEDWLDDDDHHHDQLPAEAALPAPATTSGRAATTEEHADFELPGGDLDVLLAQIENDQDIIEAQLDFSTHVTSQVQIQHRVHQGWLSDDGGKSDVADATTSGSALLMAENTCAELPIDGLEQLLMQISDDQQTVEMLSGFSASVPQSQLQHDYHQGCLGVHREEVGVADSTTVSSAVVTEECTVRELQDIEGLLMQIENDQENAESLPDFSTPVHLHDCHQAAFGDFQGSQRATFNIANLSTMVQESPNFDLQTGPSNQITESILTTEPMNGETNAVEETSPLRSMSVLGSYDRQDGDDEFLEINDFFDPEDLEQILGSTRSQNLIPADDGVFDSLQYSDAPMFLPGSFDRTGVVAENHYVEFGASGIQNQGFQHTTELLAHNQVALNVRNHMKDNHVVFSHSSDATIIHTVNEQPPNRSSNASQSWFNGALSALLDSVPSSPAMAAENIGLNRTLQRISSFRSQQPAREEVSSTLINTRRRGGGLIFISLMVLLVAIMWTFSNGSAVKLSKGLWKFPST; encoded by the exons ATGGGGATGGAGAACCCGCCGCTCCGGTGGCCGCCGGGGTTCCGCTTCAGCCCGACCGACGAGGAGCTCGTCCTCTACTTCCTCAAGCGCCGGATCGCCACCGGCCGCCCCACCCCCTACATCGCCGACGTCGACGTCTACAAGTCCCACCCCTCCCACCTCCCTG agAGGTCGGCGCTGCGGACGGGGGACAAGCAGTGGTTCTTCTTCAGCCGGATGGACCGCAAGTACCCCAACGGCTCGCGGGCGAGCCGCACCACCGGCGAGGGCTACTGGAAGGCCACCGGGAAGGACCGCTCCAtctgcaacggcggcggcggcggcaccgcctCGGGGCGCGCGGTGGGGAGCAAGAAGACCCTCGTGTACCACCACGGCCGCGCCCCGCGCGGGGAGCGCTCGGACTGGGTCATGCACGAGTACACCCTCCTCGCCGACGCGctcccgcccgccgcgcgcGACCGCGAGGCGTACGCTCTGTACAAGCTGTTCCACAAGAGCGGCGCCGGGCCCAAGAACGGCGAGCAGTACGGCGCCCCCTTCCGGGAGGAGGATtggctcgacgacgacgaccaccaccacgaccAGCTTCCTGCTGAGGCGGCTCTTCCGGCTCCAGCCACAACTAGTGGTAGAGCTGCAACAACTGAGGAGCATGCTGACTTTGAGCTTCCGGGTGGGGATCTTGATGTGCTCCTTGCGCAAATTGAAAATGATCAGGATATAATCGAAGCGCAATTGGATTTCTCAACTCATGTTACTTCCCAAGTTCAGATTCAGCATCGTGTTCATCAAGGTTGGCTCAGTGATGATGGCGGAAAATCAGATGTTGCGGATGCTACGACTAGTGGCAGTGCTTTGTTGATGGCAGAGAATACGTGCGCTGAACTTCCAATTGATGGTCTCGAGCAACTTCTGATGCAAATATCGGATGATCAACAGACAGTTGAAATGCTCTCTGGTTTCTCAGCATCCGTTCCCCAATCGCAGCTTCAACATGATTATCATCAGGGTTGTCTTGGTGTTCATAGGGAGGAGGTTGGTGTTGCAGATTCTACCACTGTTAGTAGTGCTGTGGTGACAGAAGAATGTACTGTCCGTGAGCTTCAGGATATTGAAGGGCTTCTGATGCAAATAGAAAATGACCAGGAAAATGCCGAATCACTGCCAGATTTCTCCACACCAGTTCATCTCCATGATTGTCATCAG GCCGCCTTCGGAGATTTTCAAGGAAGCCAGAGGGCTACATTCAACATTGCAAATCTTTCTACTATGGTGCAGGAAAGCCCAAATTTTGATCTGCAAACTGGTCCAAGTAATCAAATTACTGAGTCTATTCTCACCACCGAGCCAATGAATGGAGAAACAAATGCTGTGGAAGAAACAAGTCCTCTGCGCTCTATGTCAGTATTGGGTAGTTATGATAGGCAGGATGGTGATGATGAATTCCTTGAAATCAATGATTTCTTCGACCCAGAAGATTTAGAACAGATTTTGGGCAGTACAAGAAGTCAGAACTTGATTCCTGCTGATGATGGAGTGTTTGATAGTTTGCAATACTCTGATGCTCCAATGTTTCTGCCTGGTTCATTTGACAGAACTGGTGTGGTGGCTGAAAACCATTATGTTGAATTTGGTGCTAGTGGAATTCAGAACCAGGGATTTCAGCATACAACTGAATTATTGGCACATAATCAAGTCGCTCTAAATGTGCGGAACCATATGAAGGACAACCATGTTGTCTTCTCACATTCATCAG ATGCTACCATTATTCATACAGTGAATGAGCAACCGCCTAACCGGAGTTCAAATGCTTCACAATCATGGTTCAATGGGGCTCTATCTGCCTTGCTCGATTCTGTTCCTAGCAGTCCAGCTATGGCTGCTGAAAACATAGGTCTTAACAGAACACTGCAACGCATTTCGAGCTTTAGGTCACAACAACCTGCAAGAGAAGAAGTTAGCAGTACTCTTATCAACACCAGAAGAAGAGGCGGTGGGCTAATTTTCATCTCGTTAATGGTTTTACTTGTTGCTATCATGTGGACCTTTAGCAATGGGTCTGCAGTCAAGCTTAGCAAGGGGTTATGGAAGTTTCCCTCTACATAA
- the LOC107278943 gene encoding uncharacterized protein, with protein MAQPETLSLAGRRVAFTTPQTDAGGGGYGGRLHAILRQRGARPVPVPTIAIRAHDPDILRPFVAPGGLDAFAALAFTSRSGISAFSRALLPSSSSPARRPRHPVSDAATALPFTVAALGSDADLLDAAFLSRLCGDAGGRVSVLVPDVPTPAGLVEALGSGSGRRVLCPVPDVVGLREPPVVPGFLAGLEAAGWVAVRAPAYVTCWAGPRCAEALVDAAAPDAVVFTSTAEVEGLLKGLDAAGWSWPRLRARWPRMVVAAHGPVTADGVRRLGIEVDVVGARFSSFHGVLDALAAKLESD; from the coding sequence ATGGCGCAGCCGGAGACCTTGTCGCTGGCCGGGCGGCGGGTGGCGTTCACGACGCCGCAgaccgacgccggcggcggcggctacggcggccGGCTCCACGCCATCCTgcggcagcgcggcgcgcggccggtcCCGGTGCCCACCATCGCCATCCGCGCGCACGACCCGGACATCCTCCGCCCCTTCGTCGCGCCGGGCGGCCTCGACGCCTTCGCGGCGCTCGCCTTCACCTCGCGCTCCGGCATCTCCGCCTTCTCCCGCGCCCTCctcccgtcctcctcctcccccgcgcggcggccgcggcaccCCGtctccgacgccgccaccgcgctacccttcaccgtcgccgccctcggcaGCGACGCCGACCTCCTCGACGCGGCGTTCCTCTCCAGGCTCTGCGGCGACGCGGGCGGGAGGGTGTCGGTCCTCGTCCCCGACGTCCCCACCCCGGCCGGCCTCGTGGAGGCGCTGGGGAGCGGGTCCGGCAGGCGCGTGCTCTGCCCCGTGCCCGACGTCGTCGGCCTACGCGAGCCGCCGGTCGTGCCGGGCTTCCTCGCcgggctggaggcggccgggtgGGTCGCCGTGCGCGCGCCGGCGTACGTCACGTGCTGGGCGGGGCCGCGCTGCGCGGAGGCTCTGGTGGACGCCGCGGCGCCCGACGCCGTCGTGTTCACCTCCACCGCCGAGGTGGAGGGCCTGCTCAAGGGGCTGGACGCCGCGGGGTGGAGCTGGCCGCGGCTGCGCGCGCGCTGGCCCCGCATGGTCGTCGCCGCGCATGGCCCCGTCACCGCCGACGGCGTCAGGAGGCTGGGCATCGAGGTCGACGTCGTCGGCGCCAGGTTCAGCAGCTTCCATGGTGTTCTCGACGCCCTCGCCGCGAAACTCGAATCAGATTGA
- the LOC4347448 gene encoding protein Iojap, chloroplastic encodes MRAAAIQTHALVCAPPGAAAAALAPWPRRAAGGGGGGPLLHHHRLRSDLPHTRSLPCRARSPSSSSSSNVNSGRGDDADNLLEDLLSKHGEVVYNAGGAPGIDADDDAECLSFAVSLAKVASEVKAADIRVLFVKPLVYWTRFFIILTAFSNAQIDAISSKMRDIGEKQFSIVASGDTKPNSWTLLDFGDVVVHIFLPQQRAFYNLEEFYGNATSIELPFEKQLQ; translated from the exons ATGAGAGCCGCCGCCATCCAGACCCACGCCCTCGTATGCGCGCCACcgggggccgccgccgccgcgctggcccCATGGCCGCGgcgcgctgccggcggcggcgggggaggacccctcctccaccaccaccggctgAGGAGCGACCTGCCCCACACGCGCTCCCTCCCCTGCCGGGctcgctcgccgtcgtcctcctcgtcgtcgaatGTG AATTCTGGGAGAGGGGACGACGCGGACAACCTGCTCGAGGATTTGCTCAGCAAGCATGGCGAGGTGGTGTACAACGCCGGTGGGGCTCCGGGCATTGATGCCGACGATGACGCCGAGTGCTTGTCCT TTGCTGTCTCCCTAGCTAAAGTTGCAAGCGAGGTGAAGGCTGCGGATATTCGTGTACTATTTGTGAAGCCGCTCGTTTACTGGACGAGGTTCTTCATCATCCTCACTGCTTTCTCAAATGCACAGATTGATGCTATCAG CTCCAAGATGAGAGACATCGGTGAGAAGCAGTTTAGCATAGTTGCATCTGGTGATACAAAACCAAATTCATGGACCTTGCTGGACTTCG GCGATGTTGTTGTCCATATATTTCTTCCGCAACAGCGAGCATTCTACAACTTGGAAGAGTTCTATGGCAACGCAACCTCCATTGAACTCCCTTTTGAGAAGCAGTTGCAGTGA
- the LOC4347449 gene encoding NAC domain-containing protein 17 isoform X2: MGMENPPLRWPPGFRFSPTDEELVLYFLKRRIATGRPTPYIADVDVYKSHPSHLPERSALRTGDKQWFFFSRMDRKYPNGSRASRTTGEGYWKATGKDRSICNGGGGGTASGRAVGSKKTLVYHHGRAPRGERSDWVMHEYTLLADALPPAARDREAYALYKLFHKSGAGPKNGEQYGAPFREEDWLDDDDHHHDQLPAEAALPAPATTSGRAATTEEHADFELPGGDLDVLLAQIENDQDIIEAQLDFSTHVTSQVQIQHRVHQGWLSDDGGKSDVADATTSGSALLMAENTCAELPIDGLEQLLMQISDDQQTVEMLSGFSASVPQSQLQHDYHQGCLGVHREEVGVADSTTVSSAVVTEECTVRELQDIEGLLMQIENDQENAESLPDFSTPVHLHDCHQAAFGDFQGSQRATFNIANLSTMVQESPNFDLQTGPSNQITESILTTEPMNGETNAVEETSPLRSMSVLGSYDRQDGDDEFLEINDFFDPEDLEQILGSTRSQNLIPADDGVFDSLQYSDAPMFLPGSFDRTGVVAENHYVEFGASGIQNQGFQHTTELLAHNQVALNVRNHMKDNHVVFSHSSGSQHASSLYEDEA, from the exons ATGGGGATGGAGAACCCGCCGCTCCGGTGGCCGCCGGGGTTCCGCTTCAGCCCGACCGACGAGGAGCTCGTCCTCTACTTCCTCAAGCGCCGGATCGCCACCGGCCGCCCCACCCCCTACATCGCCGACGTCGACGTCTACAAGTCCCACCCCTCCCACCTCCCTG agAGGTCGGCGCTGCGGACGGGGGACAAGCAGTGGTTCTTCTTCAGCCGGATGGACCGCAAGTACCCCAACGGCTCGCGGGCGAGCCGCACCACCGGCGAGGGCTACTGGAAGGCCACCGGGAAGGACCGCTCCAtctgcaacggcggcggcggcggcaccgcctCGGGGCGCGCGGTGGGGAGCAAGAAGACCCTCGTGTACCACCACGGCCGCGCCCCGCGCGGGGAGCGCTCGGACTGGGTCATGCACGAGTACACCCTCCTCGCCGACGCGctcccgcccgccgcgcgcGACCGCGAGGCGTACGCTCTGTACAAGCTGTTCCACAAGAGCGGCGCCGGGCCCAAGAACGGCGAGCAGTACGGCGCCCCCTTCCGGGAGGAGGATtggctcgacgacgacgaccaccaccacgaccAGCTTCCTGCTGAGGCGGCTCTTCCGGCTCCAGCCACAACTAGTGGTAGAGCTGCAACAACTGAGGAGCATGCTGACTTTGAGCTTCCGGGTGGGGATCTTGATGTGCTCCTTGCGCAAATTGAAAATGATCAGGATATAATCGAAGCGCAATTGGATTTCTCAACTCATGTTACTTCCCAAGTTCAGATTCAGCATCGTGTTCATCAAGGTTGGCTCAGTGATGATGGCGGAAAATCAGATGTTGCGGATGCTACGACTAGTGGCAGTGCTTTGTTGATGGCAGAGAATACGTGCGCTGAACTTCCAATTGATGGTCTCGAGCAACTTCTGATGCAAATATCGGATGATCAACAGACAGTTGAAATGCTCTCTGGTTTCTCAGCATCCGTTCCCCAATCGCAGCTTCAACATGATTATCATCAGGGTTGTCTTGGTGTTCATAGGGAGGAGGTTGGTGTTGCAGATTCTACCACTGTTAGTAGTGCTGTGGTGACAGAAGAATGTACTGTCCGTGAGCTTCAGGATATTGAAGGGCTTCTGATGCAAATAGAAAATGACCAGGAAAATGCCGAATCACTGCCAGATTTCTCCACACCAGTTCATCTCCATGATTGTCATCAG GCCGCCTTCGGAGATTTTCAAGGAAGCCAGAGGGCTACATTCAACATTGCAAATCTTTCTACTATGGTGCAGGAAAGCCCAAATTTTGATCTGCAAACTGGTCCAAGTAATCAAATTACTGAGTCTATTCTCACCACCGAGCCAATGAATGGAGAAACAAATGCTGTGGAAGAAACAAGTCCTCTGCGCTCTATGTCAGTATTGGGTAGTTATGATAGGCAGGATGGTGATGATGAATTCCTTGAAATCAATGATTTCTTCGACCCAGAAGATTTAGAACAGATTTTGGGCAGTACAAGAAGTCAGAACTTGATTCCTGCTGATGATGGAGTGTTTGATAGTTTGCAATACTCTGATGCTCCAATGTTTCTGCCTGGTTCATTTGACAGAACTGGTGTGGTGGCTGAAAACCATTATGTTGAATTTGGTGCTAGTGGAATTCAGAACCAGGGATTTCAGCATACAACTGAATTATTGGCACATAATCAAGTCGCTCTAAATGTGCGGAACCATATGAAGGACAACCATGTTGTCTTCTCACATTCATCAG GCAGCCAGCATGCCTCCTCTTTGTATGAAGATGAAGCATAA